From Virgibacillus natechei, the proteins below share one genomic window:
- a CDS encoding carbohydrate ABC transporter permease, translating to MFKKINISKYLAYLFLIVVCLIWIIPLIFGIATSFRSQTEVVSTGFRLLPVNWVIENYAAVLSDTSTAPILRWIWNSIFISTTHTFLVLVVISVTAYGYSRMKFKGRDVLFFTLLGISFFPNVVNLIPSYKIIDTLGWVNTPWAMIVPGLAGMGNIFLVRQFMKGIPKDLDESARIDGASDFKIYYKIILPMIKPVLIVCALFSFTGSWNDFLWPVIVYTDVEKMPVTAGLLLLQDVYGNYSMIGQLMGSALLAVIPTMLLFFFAQKYFVQSLDLSSGIKG from the coding sequence ATTTTTAAAAAAATTAATATATCAAAATATCTAGCTTATCTATTTTTAATCGTTGTTTGTTTGATTTGGATTATTCCCCTTATATTTGGTATTGCTACATCATTTCGCTCTCAAACAGAAGTCGTTTCCACTGGTTTTAGACTATTACCCGTTAACTGGGTAATTGAAAACTACGCTGCAGTTTTGAGTGATACATCAACAGCACCTATTTTACGTTGGATATGGAACTCCATATTCATCTCAACTACACATACATTCTTAGTGCTTGTTGTTATTTCAGTTACAGCATATGGTTATTCTCGTATGAAGTTTAAAGGAAGAGATGTATTATTTTTTACATTACTAGGTATTTCTTTCTTTCCTAATGTTGTAAATTTAATTCCTTCTTATAAAATTATCGATACGTTAGGTTGGGTTAACACACCTTGGGCAATGATAGTTCCAGGATTAGCAGGAATGGGGAATATATTTTTAGTTAGACAGTTTATGAAAGGGATACCGAAGGATTTGGATGAATCAGCACGTATAGATGGTGCGAGTGATTTTAAAATATACTACAAGATAATTTTACCAATGATTAAGCCAGTTTTAATTGTGTGTGCTTTATTTTCATTTACAGGATCATGGAATGATTTTCTCTGGCCAGTTATCGTTTATACGGATGTGGAAAAAATGCCTGTTACAGCTGGATTGCTTTTGCTACAAGATGTTTATGGTAATTATAGTATGATTGGACAATTAATGGGTTCGGCATTATTAGCTGTAATTCCAACAATGTTATTATTTTTCTTCGCACAAAAGTACTTTGTACAGTCACTGGACTTGAGTTCTGGTATTAAAGGATAA
- a CDS encoding carbohydrate ABC transporter permease → MYNKNKLAPAFFIGPHIILFVVFILIPSLYGIYASFTQWNLVSDPVWVGLDNYRTILFNKESSFSSEFYNGMKNTLIFVGISVPVMIILPLLIAVSLEHKDLRMKNVFQSIVYIPGLISISAATLLWSLIFNRQLGVVNNLFGSDTVWASTQPYAWITIFVITTWAGIGGNMIIYRASINGVSKDLYESAEIDGAGKIRKFFNITLPSIRFPLIYTMVMTTAGSFNVFAQPLMMTQGGPGQSTTVLMMYIRDLAFSHGESIAGIASAMAVMLGLVILVVSALQFYLMSRNAS, encoded by the coding sequence TTGTACAATAAAAATAAATTAGCACCTGCATTCTTTATAGGACCCCATATAATTTTATTTGTTGTATTTATATTAATACCATCGTTATATGGAATTTATGCTTCATTTACACAATGGAATTTAGTAAGTGACCCGGTATGGGTAGGTTTGGATAACTATAGAACAATACTCTTTAATAAAGAGTCGTCTTTCTCCAGTGAATTTTATAATGGTATGAAAAATACTCTTATATTTGTAGGTATTAGTGTTCCAGTAATGATTATTCTTCCATTATTAATTGCTGTTTCATTGGAGCATAAAGACTTGAGAATGAAAAATGTTTTTCAGTCAATTGTATATATTCCCGGATTGATCTCCATCTCAGCAGCAACACTTCTTTGGTCTTTGATATTTAATAGACAATTAGGAGTAGTTAATAATTTATTTGGATCTGATACTGTTTGGGCATCGACCCAACCATATGCTTGGATTACAATTTTTGTAATTACTACATGGGCTGGTATTGGCGGAAATATGATTATATACCGCGCTTCTATTAATGGTGTCTCTAAAGATTTGTACGAATCAGCAGAAATTGATGGGGCGGGAAAAATAAGAAAATTCTTTAATATAACATTGCCATCTATCCGTTTCCCATTAATTTATACAATGGTGATGACAACAGCTGGTTCCTTTAATGTGTTTGCTCAACCGTTAATGATGACACAGGGGGGGCCGGGACAGAGTACCACTGTTTTGATGATGTATATTCGTGACTTGGCATTTAGTCATGGAGAATCAATAGCAGGAATAGCATCAGCAATGGCAGTAATGTTAGGATTAGTTATTTTGGTAGTCTCAGCTTTGCAGTTTTACTTGATGAGCCGTAATGCTTCATAG
- a CDS encoding extracellular solute-binding protein gives MKKISILITLFSLTLLILAGCSNDEYTIEFWTPLTGEDGAYMNQITEDYNETDPEFEVEHIVTSDMYTKMYTVMNSGSDIPDLAIIHADRIQSFAQQGLLEPMTGIIDAQPELKPENYLAEGWDAGIIDGTQYTIPLDIHGSAMYYNEDLLAKYGVEHFLDDDVVTFDEILSLEGQLEEGDYVVNDALISWVVLAQIQNLGGEIQDENGPAINTPEMKQAIETIKSIADTGLMTPYGEDGFLMFQSGNVLFSTDGTWSSTAHAQVENLNFGVTNTYAFESDTFHNRSSAHLFSMLENEERNDEKEEGIGEFLEYVRQNSIEWAEAGQNVASVDVIESPDYDNYMQSFFTSSEEQEDSLYIYTDLYYPYIQEALDEYLPEIIHGEMDLDQGLEAMQNFAEDRVVEGSLEIENIEIEDE, from the coding sequence ATGAAAAAAATATCAATACTTATTACGTTGTTTTCCCTTACCCTACTTATATTAGCGGGATGTAGTAACGATGAATACACGATTGAGTTTTGGACACCGTTAACAGGTGAGGATGGTGCTTACATGAATCAGATTACAGAAGATTACAATGAAACAGATCCAGAGTTTGAAGTAGAACATATTGTAACGTCTGATATGTATACAAAAATGTACACTGTAATGAATTCTGGTAGTGATATACCTGATTTAGCAATTATCCATGCTGATCGTATCCAAAGTTTTGCTCAACAAGGTTTACTGGAACCAATGACAGGTATTATTGATGCGCAGCCAGAATTGAAACCAGAAAATTACTTAGCGGAAGGTTGGGATGCAGGAATTATAGATGGTACACAGTATACTATTCCACTAGATATTCATGGTAGTGCTATGTATTATAATGAAGATTTGCTTGCTAAATATGGGGTGGAGCACTTTTTGGATGATGATGTAGTTACTTTCGATGAAATATTATCTCTAGAAGGTCAACTAGAAGAGGGAGATTATGTCGTAAATGATGCGTTAATTAGTTGGGTAGTTTTAGCGCAGATTCAAAATCTTGGGGGGGAAATCCAAGATGAAAATGGACCAGCCATTAATACACCTGAAATGAAACAAGCGATTGAAACGATTAAATCAATCGCAGATACTGGATTGATGACCCCTTATGGTGAAGATGGCTTCTTAATGTTCCAATCAGGAAATGTACTATTCTCAACGGATGGAACCTGGAGTTCAACAGCGCATGCACAAGTTGAAAATTTGAACTTCGGTGTAACAAATACCTATGCATTTGAATCTGATACATTCCATAATAGATCTTCTGCACACTTGTTTTCTATGTTAGAAAATGAAGAAAGAAATGACGAAAAAGAAGAAGGAATTGGTGAATTCTTAGAGTATGTACGGCAAAATTCGATCGAATGGGCAGAGGCTGGACAAAATGTAGCAAGTGTTGATGTGATTGAAAGCCCTGATTATGACAACTATATGCAATCGTTCTTTACTTCTAGCGAAGAACAAGAGGATTCTTTATACATTTATACAGATCTGTATTATCCATATATTCAAGAAGCTTTGGATGAATATTTGCCAGAAATAATCCATGGTGAAATGGATCTTGATCAAGGATTAGAGGCTATGCAAAATTTCGCTGAGGATAGAGTTGTTGAAGGGTCATTAGAAATAGAAAATATTGAAATAGAGGATGAATAG
- the tnpA gene encoding IS200/IS605 family transposase: MGGYRKSGHAVYDIKYVIWITKYRYTVLRGHIAKITRELIWQGCEARGITILQGSVGKDHIHLLLSCPPSIAPIRIRSI; the protein is encoded by the coding sequence ATGGGCGGATATCGAAAAAGTGGTCATGCAGTGTATGATATCAAGTATGTAATATGGATAACAAAATATAGATACACGGTGTTACGAGGACATATAGCAAAAATAACCAGAGAATTGATCTGGCAAGGTTGTGAAGCAAGAGGTATTACAATTTTGCAAGGAAGTGTCGGTAAAGATCATATTCACTTATTGTTATCCTGCCCGCCAAGTATTGCTCCAATTAGAATTCGCAGTATCTAA
- a CDS encoding GntR family transcriptional regulator, whose protein sequence is MTTKYNTVRQAIKSKIIEGTYTPHQKISSESELMKEFSVSRHTVRLAIGDLVTEGWLYKEQGSGTFCADRSKINNNQVVGNQKNIAIITTYISDYIFPSIIRGAESRLSEEGYQVSIFSTNNDQNNERRILEKILSQKFDGVIVEPTKSGYSNPNINYYLNLERLSIPYIMINAYYDELEPISIVMDDEKGGFLQTDHLIKLGHENLIGFFKTDDTQGTKRMKGFLKAHRKNKIAINPSNIITYNTEEKNTKPMDELKKVLAVKNNAITGLVCYNDELAMKLLDILRTDNIQVPEDISIVGYDDSFLAEVSEVKLTTIEHPKSEMGEAAANTILDLIQSKNNGKSEEDFNGNSTVYAPNLTIRKSTRDISESKVTS, encoded by the coding sequence TTGACAACAAAATATAATACAGTAAGGCAAGCCATTAAATCAAAAATTATAGAGGGGACCTATACTCCTCACCAAAAGATCAGTTCGGAAAGTGAACTAATGAAAGAATTTAGCGTAAGTCGTCATACCGTACGTCTTGCAATTGGGGACCTTGTAACAGAAGGATGGCTGTACAAAGAACAGGGCTCTGGAACTTTTTGTGCAGATAGAAGCAAAATTAATAATAATCAAGTTGTAGGTAATCAAAAGAATATTGCTATTATCACAACATATATTTCAGATTATATATTTCCTTCTATTATAAGAGGGGCAGAATCTCGCCTTAGTGAAGAAGGATACCAGGTTAGTATTTTTAGTACCAATAATGACCAAAACAATGAAAGAAGGATTTTAGAAAAAATTCTTTCACAGAAATTTGATGGTGTTATTGTTGAGCCAACTAAAAGTGGGTATTCGAATCCAAATATTAACTATTATTTAAATCTAGAGCGTCTTTCCATTCCTTATATTATGATTAATGCATATTATGACGAATTAGAACCTATCAGTATTGTGATGGATGATGAAAAAGGTGGATTTTTACAAACGGATCATTTAATTAAACTCGGGCACGAAAATTTAATTGGATTTTTTAAAACAGATGATACGCAAGGTACAAAGCGAATGAAGGGATTTCTAAAAGCTCATCGAAAAAATAAGATAGCCATAAATCCAAGTAATATTATCACGTATAATACAGAGGAAAAAAATACAAAGCCCATGGATGAATTAAAAAAGGTATTAGCTGTAAAGAACAACGCTATTACGGGGTTGGTTTGCTATAATGATGAACTCGCAATGAAGTTACTCGATATATTACGAACGGACAATATACAAGTACCCGAAGACATATCTATTGTAGGGTATGACGATTCTTTTTTAGCAGAAGTATCAGAGGTTAAATTAACTACCATCGAGCATCCAAAAAGTGAAATGGGAGAAGCTGCGGCAAATACAATTTTAGATTTGATACAATCGAAAAATAATGGAAAAAGTGAAGAGGATTTCAATGGTAATTCTACTGTATACGCACCAAACCTTACCATTAGAAAATCGACGAGAGATATAAGTGAATCGAAGGTTACTTCTTAA
- the araA gene encoding L-arabinose isomerase, which translates to MLTMKPYEFWFVTGSQHLYGEEALQEVEDHSKQITKKLNENGNLPFEIVFKKVLTNATDIQQLMLEANSDENCAGVITWMHTFSPAKIWISGLNALQKPLLHLHTQFNRDIPWKDIDMDFMNLNQSAHGDREFGFITTRMEVPRKVVVGHWENADVTTKIGDWMQTAVAVTEGTNIRVARFGDNMRNVAVTDGDKIEAQIKFGWTVDYYGIGDLVEVIDSISDAEVERLYNEYSELYELPAEANEPGQVRNSIMEQARIELGLKAFLSERNYNAFTTNFEDLHGMKQLPGLAAQRLMAEGYGFAGEGDWRTAALLRMMKVIADNKGTSFMEDYTYHLEPGNEMILGSHMLEICPTITATKPKIVVNPLSMGDKADPARLVFDGRGGDAVVASLVELGGYYRLIVNEVEAEQATEETPNLPVAKVLWKPEPSLSEATESWIYAGGAHHTVFSFEVTTDQLYDFADMTGIECIVIDKDTKVRQLRNELK; encoded by the coding sequence ATGTTAACAATGAAACCTTATGAATTTTGGTTCGTGACAGGAAGTCAGCACTTATACGGGGAAGAAGCACTGCAAGAAGTAGAAGATCATTCCAAACAAATTACGAAAAAACTAAATGAGAACGGAAATCTACCATTTGAAATTGTTTTTAAAAAGGTTTTAACCAATGCAACGGATATTCAACAATTAATGCTAGAAGCAAACAGTGATGAAAATTGTGCAGGTGTGATCACATGGATGCACACATTTTCACCTGCTAAAATCTGGATATCCGGGCTTAATGCGTTACAAAAACCATTATTGCATTTGCATACACAATTTAATCGCGATATTCCATGGAAAGATATTGACATGGATTTCATGAACTTAAATCAATCCGCACACGGGGATCGTGAATTTGGTTTTATTACAACACGTATGGAAGTGCCACGTAAGGTAGTCGTGGGGCACTGGGAAAACGCTGATGTAACAACCAAAATTGGTGACTGGATGCAAACCGCAGTAGCTGTAACCGAAGGAACAAACATAAGAGTTGCCCGATTTGGTGATAACATGCGTAATGTTGCAGTTACCGATGGGGATAAAATAGAAGCACAAATTAAATTCGGCTGGACAGTAGATTACTATGGAATTGGTGATTTAGTAGAGGTAATAGACTCTATATCAGATGCTGAGGTAGAGAGGTTATACAACGAATATAGTGAGCTATATGAATTACCTGCTGAAGCAAATGAACCAGGACAGGTAAGGAATTCGATCATGGAACAGGCACGAATTGAATTAGGACTAAAAGCATTTTTATCGGAGCGAAATTATAATGCGTTTACCACCAACTTTGAAGATTTGCACGGCATGAAACAATTGCCAGGATTAGCTGCACAGCGTTTAATGGCGGAAGGGTATGGATTTGCGGGGGAAGGTGACTGGAGAACCGCGGCATTACTACGAATGATGAAAGTTATTGCTGATAATAAAGGTACATCCTTTATGGAGGACTATACGTACCATTTAGAGCCGGGAAATGAAATGATTTTAGGGTCACATATGCTAGAAATTTGCCCAACGATTACTGCGACCAAACCTAAGATTGTGGTGAATCCTTTATCAATGGGTGATAAAGCGGATCCTGCACGTTTAGTATTTGACGGCCGTGGTGGAGATGCAGTTGTAGCTTCATTGGTTGAATTAGGTGGATACTATCGACTTATTGTAAATGAAGTAGAAGCTGAACAAGCAACAGAGGAAACGCCTAACTTGCCAGTTGCCAAAGTATTATGGAAGCCTGAGCCGTCATTAAGTGAAGCAACCGAATCATGGATCTATGCCGGTGGTGCACATCATACGGTATTCTCTTTTGAAGTAACTACAGATCAGTTATATGATTTTGCGGATATGACAGGAATTGAATGTATCGTGATTGATAAGGATACGAAAGTTAGGCAGTTGCGAAATGAGTTGAAGTAG
- a CDS encoding ribulokinase, whose product MTEKYAIGVDYGTESGRAVLVSLENGKEIADHVTPYKHGVIDEKLPESEIELGYEWALQHPQDYIEVLGNSIPAVLKETGVNPNAIIGLGIDFTACTMLPIDENGKPLSNDPELKDNPHSWVKLWKHHAAQDEANKINEIAEQRGEDFLPRYGGKLSSEWMIAKIWQILNEAPAIYEKADRFVEATDWVTSQLTNNFVRNSCTAGYKSIWHKKDGYPSNEFFKSLDPRLENVAETKLRGEIVPLGTKAGELTDEMAHLTGLNVGTAISVGNVDAHVSVPAMGVAEPGKLVMTMGTSICSLLLGKEEKQVEGMCGVVEDGIIPGFYGYEAGQSAVGDIFAWYVDQAVPKYIKKEADEKGVNIHQLLEQKASAYQPGETGLLALDWWNGNRSVLVDTDLTGMLMGMTLQTKPEEIYRALLEATAFGTREIVDAFHNNGLDVNELYVCGGLPHKNKLLMQIYADVTNRVIKVADSYQTPALGAAMFGSVAAGSSRGGYDTILDATKKMARIKDEVIKPIPENVAIYEKLYQEYSTLHDYFGRGENNVMKRLKAIRSTTK is encoded by the coding sequence GTGACAGAAAAGTATGCTATCGGAGTGGACTATGGAACGGAATCAGGCAGAGCCGTTTTAGTATCATTGGAGAATGGTAAAGAAATAGCCGATCATGTAACGCCATATAAACATGGTGTTATTGATGAAAAACTACCTGAATCTGAAATTGAACTTGGCTATGAATGGGCCTTACAGCATCCTCAGGATTATATAGAAGTTTTAGGAAATTCTATTCCCGCAGTACTAAAGGAAACAGGCGTCAATCCAAACGCTATTATTGGACTCGGAATTGACTTTACCGCGTGTACCATGCTACCTATAGATGAAAATGGGAAGCCTTTATCCAATGATCCTGAATTAAAAGATAATCCACACAGTTGGGTTAAGTTATGGAAACATCATGCAGCACAAGACGAAGCGAATAAAATAAATGAAATTGCTGAACAAAGGGGAGAAGACTTCTTGCCCCGATATGGAGGTAAATTATCTTCGGAATGGATGATCGCAAAAATATGGCAGATTTTGAATGAAGCGCCAGCTATTTATGAAAAAGCGGACCGTTTTGTAGAAGCGACGGACTGGGTTACTTCACAGTTAACAAATAATTTCGTGCGTAATAGCTGTACGGCAGGTTATAAGTCGATTTGGCATAAAAAAGACGGCTATCCAAGTAATGAATTTTTCAAATCACTGGACCCGCGTCTGGAAAACGTAGCGGAAACGAAGCTACGTGGTGAGATTGTTCCATTAGGTACCAAAGCAGGAGAACTTACAGATGAAATGGCTCATCTTACAGGGCTAAATGTTGGAACGGCTATTTCCGTTGGGAATGTGGATGCACATGTATCCGTTCCTGCAATGGGCGTTGCTGAACCTGGTAAATTAGTCATGACAATGGGTACATCTATTTGCTCCTTGCTTTTAGGAAAAGAGGAAAAACAAGTGGAAGGAATGTGTGGTGTTGTGGAAGATGGCATTATTCCAGGGTTTTACGGCTATGAAGCAGGGCAGTCAGCAGTAGGCGACATTTTCGCATGGTATGTTGATCAAGCAGTTCCAAAATATATTAAAAAAGAAGCGGATGAAAAAGGTGTTAATATACACCAATTACTTGAACAAAAAGCATCTGCCTATCAACCAGGTGAAACTGGATTATTGGCACTTGACTGGTGGAATGGGAATCGTTCCGTACTCGTAGATACAGATTTAACCGGAATGCTAATGGGGATGACGTTACAAACAAAGCCTGAAGAAATATATCGAGCACTACTTGAAGCAACTGCATTTGGTACACGCGAGATCGTGGATGCATTTCACAATAATGGTCTGGACGTAAATGAGCTCTATGTTTGTGGTGGATTGCCACATAAAAACAAACTGTTAATGCAAATTTATGCAGATGTCACAAATAGAGTAATTAAAGTAGCGGATTCTTACCAAACACCTGCTTTAGGTGCTGCCATGTTTGGTTCAGTGGCTGCAGGATCCTCGCGCGGTGGATACGATACGATATTAGATGCTACAAAAAAGATGGCCCGAATAAAAGATGAAGTCATCAAACCTATTCCAGAAAATGTAGCGATCTATGAAAAATTATATCAGGAATATTCAACGCTCCATGATTATTTTGGACGTGGTGAAAATAATGTCATGAAGCGCTTGAAAGCAATTCGATCAACAACGAAATAA
- the araD gene encoding L-ribulose-5-phosphate 4-epimerase, translating to MLDDLKQKVLEANLALPKHHLVTFTWGNVSGVSRSDNLIVIKPSGVSYDALKKEDMVVVDFDGNTVEGNLNPSSDTPTHIVLYKKFPEIGGVVHTHAPGATSWAQAGKGIPSLGTTHADYFYGTVPCTREMTEAEINGAYELETGNVIAETFQDRDLDPNHIPGVLVHSHAPFTWGKDPNEAVHNAVVLEEIAKMGLQTYQLNPNISAMDQVLLDKHYLRKHGSKAYYGQQN from the coding sequence GTGTTGGATGATTTGAAACAAAAAGTATTAGAAGCAAATTTGGCATTACCTAAGCATCATTTAGTGACGTTTACGTGGGGGAATGTAAGCGGTGTCAGCAGGTCTGATAACCTCATTGTTATTAAACCAAGTGGAGTGTCTTATGATGCGTTGAAAAAGGAAGATATGGTTGTCGTTGATTTTGATGGGAACACAGTTGAAGGTAATTTGAATCCTTCCTCTGATACCCCAACACATATTGTATTATATAAAAAATTCCCTGAAATCGGTGGAGTTGTGCATACCCATGCACCAGGCGCAACAAGTTGGGCACAGGCTGGAAAAGGTATACCGTCACTAGGCACAACACATGCTGATTATTTTTATGGAACGGTTCCTTGCACGAGAGAAATGACAGAGGCAGAAATAAATGGTGCGTATGAGCTTGAAACAGGAAATGTTATTGCGGAGACATTCCAAGATCGAGATCTAGATCCAAATCACATACCAGGTGTTCTCGTTCATAGCCATGCTCCATTTACATGGGGAAAGGATCCGAACGAAGCGGTTCATAATGCAGTTGTATTAGAAGAAATAGCTAAGATGGGGCTGCAAACCTATCAGTTGAACCCGAATATTTCAGCAATGGATCAGGTGCTTTTGGATAAACATTATCTTAGAAAACATGGTTCAAAAGCTTATTATGGACAACAGAATTAA
- a CDS encoding aldo/keto reductase, whose translation MKYNKLGNTDLNISELSFGTWAIGGAWGKVNDKEALKGLDRAMDSGVNSFDTSDVYGDGHSEELLAKATKGKEASIHIATKFCRAGDIHDPANYSMKSVRAYCENSLKRLNREQIDLFQIHCPPLKILQDGEVFEALEMLKAEGKIRHYGVSVETVEEGLFCLEHTNASALQVIFNILRQKPLEELFPKAMEKDVGILARVPLASGLLTGKFKEDSMFEADDHRNFNRNGEAFNVGETFGGLEFEKGVALSEKLEWISEGRGNKTRAALKWIIEQEAVTSVIPGFRNVEQVEDNLQALNVKDYSSEEKERLKDFYQTEVHPYIRGAY comes from the coding sequence ATGAAGTATAACAAACTAGGAAATACAGACCTGAATATCAGTGAATTAAGTTTTGGTACATGGGCGATTGGTGGCGCATGGGGGAAAGTGAATGATAAGGAAGCCTTAAAAGGATTAGATAGAGCCATGGATAGCGGTGTCAATTCCTTTGATACCTCGGATGTATATGGTGACGGTCATAGTGAAGAGCTATTAGCTAAAGCAACAAAGGGGAAAGAAGCCTCTATTCACATAGCTACGAAGTTTTGCCGTGCAGGGGATATTCATGATCCAGCGAACTACTCCATGAAAAGTGTCAGGGCGTATTGCGAAAATAGCCTGAAACGACTAAACCGAGAGCAGATTGATCTGTTTCAAATTCACTGTCCACCATTGAAGATATTACAGGATGGAGAGGTATTTGAGGCCTTAGAAATGTTAAAAGCGGAAGGGAAAATCCGGCATTATGGTGTAAGTGTTGAAACGGTAGAGGAAGGATTATTCTGTCTCGAACACACAAATGCAAGCGCGCTTCAGGTTATTTTTAATATCCTCCGGCAAAAACCATTGGAAGAATTATTTCCAAAAGCAATGGAAAAGGACGTAGGTATTCTTGCAAGAGTGCCGTTGGCAAGTGGATTGTTGACAGGGAAGTTCAAGGAGGATTCTATGTTTGAAGCAGATGATCACCGTAATTTTAACCGTAATGGAGAGGCATTTAATGTTGGCGAAACGTTCGGCGGTCTGGAATTTGAAAAAGGCGTAGCGCTTAGTGAGAAGCTGGAATGGATTTCAGAAGGAAGAGGGAATAAAACAAGAGCTGCCCTTAAGTGGATCATCGAACAAGAGGCAGTCACGAGTGTTATTCCAGGCTTTCGAAACGTAGAGCAAGTTGAAGATAATTTACAAGCTTTAAATGTTAAAGACTATAGCAGTGAGGAAAAAGAGCGGTTAAAAGATTTTTATCAGACGGAAGTTCACCCTTATATTAGAGGAGCTTATTAA
- a CDS encoding endo-1,4-beta-xylanase, whose amino-acid sequence MGKIFQKSMVAGLVALLVLPVGGSVTYAEPEKEPISALEVPAMKDRFEDSFAMGAAVEPYQLEGTHGEILKRHYNSIVAENVMKPISIQPEEGEFDFTEADKIVNFAKENDMDLRFHTLIWHSQVPDWFFLDEEGNEMVDETDPNQREENKELLLERLENHVETVVKRYRDEVDAWDVVNEVIDPDAANDQGLRESAWYQITGTDYINKAFETAREHAGDDAQLFINDFNTEVEPKKTHLYNLVEDMLDQGVPIDGVGHQAHIQLDWPTLDEMKDSIDQFASLGLDNHITELDVSLYGWPPTPAFPSYDEIVMSGVLYDQATRYDQLFELYEELNDEISNVTFWGIADDHTWLDDRAEEYNDGVGKDAPFVFDPDFNVKPAYWEMMGYTVHGMNGLIGELEQDGEFANYGAARSLQAQLQTAAHFDEKGQQEKVIQHIEKFTDKLDQRKEQSFITDYAYNILNQNAAYLISKRE is encoded by the coding sequence ATGGGAAAAATTTTTCAAAAGTCTATGGTAGCAGGATTAGTTGCATTGTTAGTGTTACCAGTTGGAGGTAGCGTCACCTATGCTGAGCCGGAAAAGGAGCCGATTAGCGCATTAGAGGTGCCAGCCATGAAGGATCGATTCGAGGATTCCTTTGCAATGGGTGCGGCGGTTGAACCATATCAACTGGAAGGAACACATGGTGAGATTTTAAAACGTCACTATAACAGTATTGTTGCAGAGAATGTAATGAAGCCGATCAGTATTCAGCCGGAAGAGGGAGAATTCGATTTTACAGAGGCAGATAAAATCGTCAATTTTGCGAAAGAAAATGATATGGATTTACGTTTTCACACCCTTATTTGGCACAGTCAAGTACCAGACTGGTTTTTCTTAGATGAGGAAGGGAATGAAATGGTTGACGAAACAGACCCTAACCAACGGGAAGAAAATAAGGAGCTATTACTTGAACGCTTAGAAAATCATGTTGAGACCGTGGTGAAGCGTTATAGGGATGAAGTAGATGCGTGGGATGTTGTCAATGAAGTAATTGACCCGGATGCTGCTAATGATCAAGGCTTACGTGAATCTGCATGGTATCAAATTACGGGAACAGACTACATTAACAAGGCATTTGAAACAGCAAGGGAACATGCTGGCGACGATGCACAATTATTTATCAATGATTTTAATACCGAGGTAGAACCAAAGAAGACGCATCTCTATAATTTGGTAGAGGACATGCTTGACCAAGGTGTCCCAATTGACGGTGTTGGGCATCAGGCGCATATTCAACTTGATTGGCCTACGCTTGATGAAATGAAGGATTCTATTGATCAATTCGCTAGTCTTGGCTTAGATAATCACATTACCGAGTTAGATGTCAGTCTCTACGGATGGCCGCCAACTCCGGCATTCCCATCGTATGATGAAATCGTCATGAGTGGTGTTCTTTATGACCAAGCAACCCGTTACGATCAGTTATTTGAGTTATACGAGGAACTGAATGATGAAATTAGTAATGTGACGTTCTGGGGAATTGCTGACGACCATACATGGCTGGATGATCGTGCAGAAGAGTATAATGATGGCGTTGGAAAAGATGCTCCATTTGTCTTCGATCCGGACTTTAATGTAAAACCCGCTTATTGGGAGATGATGGGATACACCGTACATGGAATGAACGGGCTAATTGGAGAACTGGAACAGGATGGCGAGTTTGCAAACTATGGCGCTGCACGTTCCTTGCAAGCACAATTGCAAACGGCTGCTCATTTTGACGAAAAAGGACAACAAGAAAAAGTTATACAACATATAGAGAAATTCACAGATAAATTAGATCAAAGGAAAGAACAATCGTTTATTACAGATTATGCCTATAACATTTTAAACCAAAATGCTGCATATCTAATTTCCAAGCGAGAATAG